One stretch of Priestia megaterium DNA includes these proteins:
- the gloA2 gene encoding SMU1112c/YaeR family gloxylase I-like metalloprotein, whose amino-acid sequence MNLKRMHHVAIIGSNYERSKAFYVNVLGCKIIEETYRKERDSYKLDLEVAPGYQIELFSFPNPPQRPSRPEACGLRHLAFAVESVEDSKRELEQQGIDVEPIRVDKLTGKKFTFFADPDGLPLELYEEKEGE is encoded by the coding sequence ATGAATTTAAAACGAATGCACCACGTAGCCATTATAGGAAGTAATTATGAACGTTCAAAAGCTTTTTATGTAAATGTGTTAGGATGCAAGATTATAGAAGAAACATATAGAAAAGAAAGAGATTCATATAAGCTAGATTTAGAAGTAGCTCCTGGCTATCAAATTGAGTTGTTCTCGTTTCCAAATCCGCCACAACGTCCTTCAAGACCTGAAGCGTGCGGCTTACGCCATTTAGCTTTTGCGGTTGAAAGCGTAGAGGATTCCAAGCGTGAACTAGAGCAGCAAGGGATTGATGTGGAACCTATTAGGGTAGATAAACTAACGGGAAAAAAATTCACATTTTTTGCTGATCCGGACGGGTTACCGCTAGAGCTTTATGAAGAGAAAGAGGGGGAATAA